One region of Carassius gibelio isolate Cgi1373 ecotype wild population from Czech Republic chromosome A1, carGib1.2-hapl.c, whole genome shotgun sequence genomic DNA includes:
- the LOC128020826 gene encoding kinesin-like protein KIF16B isoform X4 produces the protein MASVRVAVRVRPMNRREKDLSAKCIIEMEGNKTTITNLKIPDGVTGDSVRERTKTFTYDFSYDSSDCKNGSFVSQEKVFRDLGTDVLKAAFEGYNACIFAYGQTGSGKSHTMMGIPGDVGLIPRICEGLFSRISGMTRRDEASFRTEVSYLEIYNERVRDLLRRKMAETYNLRVREHPKEGPYVEDLSKHLVQNYNDVEELMEAGNINRTTASTGMNDTSSRSHAIFTINFTQAKFDAEMPSETLSKIHLVDLAGSERADATGATGVRLKEGGNINKSLVTLGNVISALADLSLEGGNSHLKKKQVFVPYRDSVLTWLLKDSLGGNSKTIMIATVSPADVNYGETLSTLRYANRAKNIINKPTINEDSNVRLIRELRAEIARLKALLVQGNQIALLDSPTALSMEEELHHNEARVLELTKEWTNKWNETQNILKEETLALRKEGIGVILDSELPHLIGIDDDLLSTGIILYHLKEGRTYVGRDDATTEQDIILHGLGLESEHCLIENQNGTVTLIPLNDAQCSVNGVQITEPCQLNQGAVMLLGRTNMFRFNHPKEAAKLREKRKSGLLTSLSLSMSDLSKSCENLSTVMLYNPGLEFERQQREELEKLENKRRLIKEMEEKQKCEKAELERMQQEVESQRKESEEVQLRIRRQEESLHRRSQDIEGRLRDLIAEKERFQEERHREQKEQEQQKQRRLHPKQKLKEKKEEVQEEDLEEDEKTQAQRDRAEQTELLRELERLKRERVEQAIKLQLEHRRLEEREKEQLSLVGRLEEQLRERSEEAAALLTPDEARRLEDDRRTLTELREELLRAKEARIDGEEEGGEEARRSVQARYEHFKLMQVEELSLLEESLIQQKDGLEREVTHERTSLGLLLHTHKDKQRQVCDMMERGVQDVSFLGQEEALIQQAEHRLQFKERQLQSLCEKHLPAVSEERQRAIELLERVRGGTGSPGLDGSPEAMDKELDETLYQVEKELEEKEERLSQYSTSAEQLQQLQQSYEFTANVARQEEKVRRKEKEILEWKERQQREALEQAVARLEKRHSAYRRSLSLEPDAEGPRKRSQSALGPSTSRLTGTQDLDQDRMEREIAQLKQRISESEGSVRSLSVSGEDKNSVNQSPVSPIQTLPTVLSIGDERINTYIEEEVQRRLQKLNLRNRENNNTLSLSSDSLQESDKKRIDQRKLKYERLVSVPLDPSPESLKDPVRISIPRYVLCGQGKDEHFEFEVKITVLDETWTVFRRYSRFREMHKSLKLKYPELAVLDFPPKKIFGNRDERMVAERRNQLEQYLRNFFHVMMSSSASSPLRTDEFGLHLSKHAVCSISPFFKKGVFDYSSHGTG, from the exons ATGGCATCGGTTCGGGTGGCAGTGCGGGTCCGGCCCATGAACAGACG GGAGAAAGAtctgtctgccaaatgcatcatCGAAATGGAAGGCAACAAAACCACCATCACTAACTTAAAA ATACCAGACGGAGTGACTGGAGACTCTGTAAGAGAGAGAACGAAGACTTTCACATATGATTTCTCTTACGACTCTTCGGACTGTAAGAACGGCAGCTTTGTGTCTCAGGAGAAG gTGTTCAGGGACCTGGGCACTGATGTGTTAAAGGCAGCGTTTGAAGGATATAATGCCTGCATCTTTGCTTATGGCCAGACTGGATCAGGGAAGTCACACACCATGATGGGCATCCCT GGTGACGTCGGGCTGATCCCACGGATCTGTGAAGGATTATTCAGCCGAATTTCAGGAATGACTCGGAGAGATGAAGCCTCTTTCCGTACAGAGGTCAG CTATTTGGAGATTTACAATGAACGGGTGCGGGACTTGTTAAGGAGAAAGATGGCAGAGACGTATAACCTCAGAGTCAGAGAGCATCCTAAAGAAGGACCCTATGTAGAAG ACCTGTCGAAGCACCTCGTGCAGAACTATAATGATGTGGAGGAGCTGATGGAGGCGGGAAACATCAACCGCACGACTGCCAGCACCGGCATGAACGACACTAGCAGCCGCTCACACGCCATCTTCACCATCAACTTCACACAG GCTAAGTTTGATGCTGAGATGCCGAGTGAGACGCTCAGCAAGATTCACCTGGTGGACCTGGCAGGAAGTGAGAGGGCCGATGCCACCGGAGCCACGGGTGTCCGGCTCAAAGAGGGCGGCAATATCAACAAATCACTGGTCACTCTGGGAAATGTCATCTCCGCCTTAG CTGATCTGTCACTGGAAGGAGGGAACAGTCATTTGAAGAAGAAGCAGGTGTTTGTTCCTTACAGGGACTCTGTGCTCACGTGGCTCCTGAAGGACAGTCTGGGAGGAAACTCAAAGACCATCATGATTGCTA CTGTATCGCCTGCGGACGTCAACTACGGCGAGACGCTGAGCACGCTGCGCTATGCTAATCGTGCCAAAAACATCATCAACAAACCCACGATTAATGAGGATTCCAACGTTAGACTTATACGAGAACTGCGGGCGGAGATCGCTCGGCTGAAAGCACTACTCGTGCAGGGAAATCAG ATAGCCCTGCTCGATTCCCCCACAGCGTTAAGTATGGAGGAGGAACTGCACCATAATGAAGCCAGG GTGTTGGAGCTGACCAAGGAATGGACGAACAAATGGAACGAAACGCAGAACATCCTGAAG gAGGAGACTCTGGCTCTGAGGAAGGAGGGAATCGGAGTGATCCTGGATTCGGAGCTGCCTCATCTCATCGGGATTGATGATGATCTGCTCAGCACGGGCATCATTCTCTATCACTTAAAG gagggAAGGACATACGTTGGCCGTGATGATGCCACTACCGAACAGGACATCA ttCTTCATGGTTTGGGTCTGGAGAGTGAGCACTGTCTGATAGAGAATCAGAATGGCACGGTCACTCTTATTCCTCTGAACGACGCTCAGTGTTCAGTCAATGGCGTTCAGATCACTGAGCCCTGCCAGCTCAACCAAG GTGCCGTCATGCTCCTCGGCAGAACCAATATGTTCAGATTCAATCATCCTAAAGAGGCAGCTAAACTTCGGGAGAAGAGAAAG AGCGGCCTCCTCACCAGTCTGAGCCTATCCATGTCTGATCTGTCCAAGTCCTGTGAAAACCTCTCCACAGTCATGCTGTATAACCCTGG ACTGGAGTTTGAAAGGCAGCAAAGAGAAGAACTGGAAAAACTGGAAAATAAAAG GCGGCTGATAAAGGAGATGGAGGAGAAGCAGAAGTGTGAGAAGGCGGAGCTTGAGCGCATGCAGCAGGAGGTGGAGTCTCAGAGGAAGGAGTCTGAGGAGGTGCAGCTGCGCATCCGCAGACAGGAGGAGAGCCTGCACAGACGCAGTCAGGACATCGAGGGCCGCCTCCGAGACTTGATCGCTGAGAAAGAGAGGTTTCAG GAGGAGAGACACCGAGAGCAGAAGGAACAGGAACAGCAGAAACAGAGGAGACTGCACCCGAAGCAGAAGCTGAAGGAGAAGAAGGAGGAGGTGCAGGAGGAGGATCTGGAGGAGGACGAAAAGACTCAGGCCCAGCGAGATCGAGCAGAACAAACCGAGCTCCTTCGTGAACTGGAGCGGCTCAAACGAGAGCGCGTGGAGCAGGCCATCAAACTCCAGCTGGAGCACAG GCGTCTGGAGGAGCGAGAGAAGGAGCAGCTGAGTCTGGTTGGGCGTCTGGAGGAGCAGCTGAGGGAGCGCAGCGAGGAGGCGGCCGCCCTGCTCACGCCGGATGAAGCGCGCCGACTGGAGGACGATAGACGGACGCTCACCGAGCTCAGGGAGGAGCTGCTCAGAGCCAAGGAGGCGCGGATCGATGGAGAGGAGGAGGGCGGGGAGGAGGCCCGGAGGAGCGTGCAGGCTCGGTATGAACACTTCAAACTGATGCAGGTGGAGGAGCTGAGTTTGCTGGAGGAGTCACTGATCCAGCAGAAGGACGGACTGGAGCGGGAGGTGACCCATGAGCGCACGTCTCTCGGCCTGCTGCTGCACACGCACAAGGACAAACAGAGACAG GTCTGTGATATGATGGAGCGCGGCGTTCAGGACGTGTCCTTTCTGGGTCAGGAGGAGGCTCTGATCCAACAGGCCGAACACAGGCTGCAGTTTAAAGAGAGACAGCTCCAGTCTCTCTGTGAGAAACACCTCCCTGCTGTCTCAGAGGAGCGACAGAGAGCCATTGAGCTACTGGAGAGAGTTAGAGGAGGAACAGGGTCTCCTGGTTTGGACGGAAGTCCAGAAGCTATGGACAAAGAGCTGGATGAGACTCTATATCAG GTAGAGAAGGAGCTGGAGGAGAAGGAGGAGCGTTTGTCTCAGTACAGCACGAGCGCAGAACAGCTCCAGCAGCTCCAGCAGTCGTACGAGTTCACAGCAAACGTGGCCCGTCAGGAGGAGAAGGTCCGCAGGAAGGAGAAGGAGATCCTGGAGTGGAAGGAGAGACAGCAGCGGGAGGCTCTGGAGCAGGCGGTCGCACGCTTGGAGAAGAGACACTCCGCTTACCGCAGGAGCCTCAGTCTGGAGCCGGACGCCGAAGGGCCCCGAAAGAGGTCACAGTCCGCTCTAGGACCGAGCACTTCCAGGCTTACAGGAACACAAGACCTGGACCAGGACAG GATGGAGCGAGAGATCGCACAGCTGAAGCAGAGGATCAGTGAGAGTGAAGGAAGTGTGCGGAGTCTCAGTGTGAGCGGGGAAGATAAAAACAGTGTGAACCAGTCGCCCGTCAGCCCAATACAGACCCTCCCGACTGTGCTGTCTATAGGAGACGAGAG GATTAACACATATATTGAAGAAGAGGTGCAGCGGAGACTGCAGAAACTGAACCTGAGGAACAGAGAGAATAACAACACACTGTCACTGTCTTCAGACTCACTGCAG GAGAGCGATAAAAAACGCATCGATCAACGCAAACTGAAATACGAG CGGCTGGTGTCAGTTCCTCTGGATCCGAGTCCGGAGAGTCTTAAAGATCCAGTCAGGATCAGTATTCCCCGTTATGTCCTTTGCGGGCAGGGAAAAGATGAACACTTTGAGTTCGAAGTCAAG ATCACTGTGTTAGATGAAACGTGGACAGTGTTCAGAAGATACAGTCGTTTTCGGGAGATGCACAAATCTCTGAAGCTGAAATATCCAGAG CTCGCGGTGTTGGACTTCCCTCCCAAAAAGATTTTTGGAAACCGAGATGAGCGAATGGTTGCAGAACGCCGGAATCAGTTGGAG CAATACCTGCGGAACTTCTTCCACGTGATGATGTCATCCTCGGCCTCTTCTCCTCTGAGAACAGACGAGTTTGGACTACACCTCTCAAAACACGCCGTGTGCAGCATCTCTCCTTTCTTTAAGAAGGGAGTGTTTGACTACAGCAGTCACGGGACGGgctga
- the LOC128020826 gene encoding kinesin-like protein KIF16B isoform X3, with protein MASVRVAVRVRPMNRREKDLSAKCIIEMEGNKTTITNLKIPDGVTGDSVRERTKTFTYDFSYDSSDCKNGSFVSQEKVFRDLGTDVLKAAFEGYNACIFAYGQTGSGKSHTMMGIPGDVGLIPRICEGLFSRISGMTRRDEASFRTEVSYLEIYNERVRDLLRRKMAETYNLRVREHPKEGPYVEDLSKHLVQNYNDVEELMEAGNINRTTASTGMNDTSSRSHAIFTINFTQAKFDAEMPSETLSKIHLVDLAGSERADATGATGVRLKEGGNINKSLVTLGNVISALADLSLEGGNSHLKKKQVFVPYRDSVLTWLLKDSLGGNSKTIMIATVSPADVNYGETLSTLRYANRAKNIINKPTINEDSNVRLIRELRAEIARLKALLVQGNQIALLDSPTALSMEEELHHNEARVLELTKEWTNKWNETQNILKEETLALRKEGIGVILDSELPHLIGIDDDLLSTGIILYHLKEGRTYVGRDDATTEQDIILHGLGLESEHCLIENQNGTVTLIPLNDAQCSVNGVQITEPCQLNQGAVMLLGRTNMFRFNHPKEAAKLREKRKSGLLTSLSLSMSDLSKSCENLSTVMLYNPGLFTEKGPIFLRLEFERQQREELEKLENKRRLIKEMEEKQKCEKAELERMQQEVESQRKESEEVQLRIRRQEESLHRRSQDIEGRLRDLIAEKERFQEERHREQKEQEQQKQRRLHPKQKLKEKKEEVQEEDLEEDEKTQAQRDRAEQTELLRELERLKRERVEQAIKLQLEHRRLEEREKEQLSLVGRLEEQLRERSEEAAALLTPDEARRLEDDRRTLTELREELLRAKEARIDGEEEGGEEARRSVQARYEHFKLMQVEELSLLEESLIQQKDGLEREVTHERTSLGLLLHTHKDKQRQVCDMMERGVQDVSFLGQEEALIQQAEHRLQFKERQLQSLCEKHLPAVSEERQRAIELLERVRGGTGSPGLDGSPEAMDKELDETLYQVEKELEEKEERLSQYSTSAEQLQQLQQSYEFTANVARQEEKVRRKEKEILEWKERQQREALEQAVARLEKRHSAYRRSLSLEPDAEGPRKRSQSALGPSTSRLTGTQDLDQDRMEREIAQLKQRISESEGSVRSLSVSGEDKNSVNQSPVSPIQTLPTVLSIGDERINTYIEEEVQRRLQKLNLRNRENNNTLSLSSDSLQESDKKRIDQRKLKYERLVSVPLDPSPESLKDPVRISIPRYVLCGQGKDEHFEFEVKITVLDETWTVFRRYSRFREMHKSLKLKYPELAVLDFPPKKIFGNRDERMVAERRNQLEQYLRNFFHVMMSSSASSPLRTDEFGLHLSKHAVCSISPFFKKGVFDYSSHGTG; from the exons ATGGCATCGGTTCGGGTGGCAGTGCGGGTCCGGCCCATGAACAGACG GGAGAAAGAtctgtctgccaaatgcatcatCGAAATGGAAGGCAACAAAACCACCATCACTAACTTAAAA ATACCAGACGGAGTGACTGGAGACTCTGTAAGAGAGAGAACGAAGACTTTCACATATGATTTCTCTTACGACTCTTCGGACTGTAAGAACGGCAGCTTTGTGTCTCAGGAGAAG gTGTTCAGGGACCTGGGCACTGATGTGTTAAAGGCAGCGTTTGAAGGATATAATGCCTGCATCTTTGCTTATGGCCAGACTGGATCAGGGAAGTCACACACCATGATGGGCATCCCT GGTGACGTCGGGCTGATCCCACGGATCTGTGAAGGATTATTCAGCCGAATTTCAGGAATGACTCGGAGAGATGAAGCCTCTTTCCGTACAGAGGTCAG CTATTTGGAGATTTACAATGAACGGGTGCGGGACTTGTTAAGGAGAAAGATGGCAGAGACGTATAACCTCAGAGTCAGAGAGCATCCTAAAGAAGGACCCTATGTAGAAG ACCTGTCGAAGCACCTCGTGCAGAACTATAATGATGTGGAGGAGCTGATGGAGGCGGGAAACATCAACCGCACGACTGCCAGCACCGGCATGAACGACACTAGCAGCCGCTCACACGCCATCTTCACCATCAACTTCACACAG GCTAAGTTTGATGCTGAGATGCCGAGTGAGACGCTCAGCAAGATTCACCTGGTGGACCTGGCAGGAAGTGAGAGGGCCGATGCCACCGGAGCCACGGGTGTCCGGCTCAAAGAGGGCGGCAATATCAACAAATCACTGGTCACTCTGGGAAATGTCATCTCCGCCTTAG CTGATCTGTCACTGGAAGGAGGGAACAGTCATTTGAAGAAGAAGCAGGTGTTTGTTCCTTACAGGGACTCTGTGCTCACGTGGCTCCTGAAGGACAGTCTGGGAGGAAACTCAAAGACCATCATGATTGCTA CTGTATCGCCTGCGGACGTCAACTACGGCGAGACGCTGAGCACGCTGCGCTATGCTAATCGTGCCAAAAACATCATCAACAAACCCACGATTAATGAGGATTCCAACGTTAGACTTATACGAGAACTGCGGGCGGAGATCGCTCGGCTGAAAGCACTACTCGTGCAGGGAAATCAG ATAGCCCTGCTCGATTCCCCCACAGCGTTAAGTATGGAGGAGGAACTGCACCATAATGAAGCCAGG GTGTTGGAGCTGACCAAGGAATGGACGAACAAATGGAACGAAACGCAGAACATCCTGAAG gAGGAGACTCTGGCTCTGAGGAAGGAGGGAATCGGAGTGATCCTGGATTCGGAGCTGCCTCATCTCATCGGGATTGATGATGATCTGCTCAGCACGGGCATCATTCTCTATCACTTAAAG gagggAAGGACATACGTTGGCCGTGATGATGCCACTACCGAACAGGACATCA ttCTTCATGGTTTGGGTCTGGAGAGTGAGCACTGTCTGATAGAGAATCAGAATGGCACGGTCACTCTTATTCCTCTGAACGACGCTCAGTGTTCAGTCAATGGCGTTCAGATCACTGAGCCCTGCCAGCTCAACCAAG GTGCCGTCATGCTCCTCGGCAGAACCAATATGTTCAGATTCAATCATCCTAAAGAGGCAGCTAAACTTCGGGAGAAGAGAAAG AGCGGCCTCCTCACCAGTCTGAGCCTATCCATGTCTGATCTGTCCAAGTCCTGTGAAAACCTCTCCACAGTCATGCTGTATAACCCTGG TCTCTTCACTGAAAAGGGTCCCATCTTTCTCAG ACTGGAGTTTGAAAGGCAGCAAAGAGAAGAACTGGAAAAACTGGAAAATAAAAG GCGGCTGATAAAGGAGATGGAGGAGAAGCAGAAGTGTGAGAAGGCGGAGCTTGAGCGCATGCAGCAGGAGGTGGAGTCTCAGAGGAAGGAGTCTGAGGAGGTGCAGCTGCGCATCCGCAGACAGGAGGAGAGCCTGCACAGACGCAGTCAGGACATCGAGGGCCGCCTCCGAGACTTGATCGCTGAGAAAGAGAGGTTTCAG GAGGAGAGACACCGAGAGCAGAAGGAACAGGAACAGCAGAAACAGAGGAGACTGCACCCGAAGCAGAAGCTGAAGGAGAAGAAGGAGGAGGTGCAGGAGGAGGATCTGGAGGAGGACGAAAAGACTCAGGCCCAGCGAGATCGAGCAGAACAAACCGAGCTCCTTCGTGAACTGGAGCGGCTCAAACGAGAGCGCGTGGAGCAGGCCATCAAACTCCAGCTGGAGCACAG GCGTCTGGAGGAGCGAGAGAAGGAGCAGCTGAGTCTGGTTGGGCGTCTGGAGGAGCAGCTGAGGGAGCGCAGCGAGGAGGCGGCCGCCCTGCTCACGCCGGATGAAGCGCGCCGACTGGAGGACGATAGACGGACGCTCACCGAGCTCAGGGAGGAGCTGCTCAGAGCCAAGGAGGCGCGGATCGATGGAGAGGAGGAGGGCGGGGAGGAGGCCCGGAGGAGCGTGCAGGCTCGGTATGAACACTTCAAACTGATGCAGGTGGAGGAGCTGAGTTTGCTGGAGGAGTCACTGATCCAGCAGAAGGACGGACTGGAGCGGGAGGTGACCCATGAGCGCACGTCTCTCGGCCTGCTGCTGCACACGCACAAGGACAAACAGAGACAG GTCTGTGATATGATGGAGCGCGGCGTTCAGGACGTGTCCTTTCTGGGTCAGGAGGAGGCTCTGATCCAACAGGCCGAACACAGGCTGCAGTTTAAAGAGAGACAGCTCCAGTCTCTCTGTGAGAAACACCTCCCTGCTGTCTCAGAGGAGCGACAGAGAGCCATTGAGCTACTGGAGAGAGTTAGAGGAGGAACAGGGTCTCCTGGTTTGGACGGAAGTCCAGAAGCTATGGACAAAGAGCTGGATGAGACTCTATATCAG GTAGAGAAGGAGCTGGAGGAGAAGGAGGAGCGTTTGTCTCAGTACAGCACGAGCGCAGAACAGCTCCAGCAGCTCCAGCAGTCGTACGAGTTCACAGCAAACGTGGCCCGTCAGGAGGAGAAGGTCCGCAGGAAGGAGAAGGAGATCCTGGAGTGGAAGGAGAGACAGCAGCGGGAGGCTCTGGAGCAGGCGGTCGCACGCTTGGAGAAGAGACACTCCGCTTACCGCAGGAGCCTCAGTCTGGAGCCGGACGCCGAAGGGCCCCGAAAGAGGTCACAGTCCGCTCTAGGACCGAGCACTTCCAGGCTTACAGGAACACAAGACCTGGACCAGGACAG GATGGAGCGAGAGATCGCACAGCTGAAGCAGAGGATCAGTGAGAGTGAAGGAAGTGTGCGGAGTCTCAGTGTGAGCGGGGAAGATAAAAACAGTGTGAACCAGTCGCCCGTCAGCCCAATACAGACCCTCCCGACTGTGCTGTCTATAGGAGACGAGAG GATTAACACATATATTGAAGAAGAGGTGCAGCGGAGACTGCAGAAACTGAACCTGAGGAACAGAGAGAATAACAACACACTGTCACTGTCTTCAGACTCACTGCAG GAGAGCGATAAAAAACGCATCGATCAACGCAAACTGAAATACGAG CGGCTGGTGTCAGTTCCTCTGGATCCGAGTCCGGAGAGTCTTAAAGATCCAGTCAGGATCAGTATTCCCCGTTATGTCCTTTGCGGGCAGGGAAAAGATGAACACTTTGAGTTCGAAGTCAAG ATCACTGTGTTAGATGAAACGTGGACAGTGTTCAGAAGATACAGTCGTTTTCGGGAGATGCACAAATCTCTGAAGCTGAAATATCCAGAG CTCGCGGTGTTGGACTTCCCTCCCAAAAAGATTTTTGGAAACCGAGATGAGCGAATGGTTGCAGAACGCCGGAATCAGTTGGAG CAATACCTGCGGAACTTCTTCCACGTGATGATGTCATCCTCGGCCTCTTCTCCTCTGAGAACAGACGAGTTTGGACTACACCTCTCAAAACACGCCGTGTGCAGCATCTCTCCTTTCTTTAAGAAGGGAGTGTTTGACTACAGCAGTCACGGGACGGgctga